In Vigna angularis cultivar LongXiaoDou No.4 chromosome 8, ASM1680809v1, whole genome shotgun sequence, one DNA window encodes the following:
- the LOC108344430 gene encoding oleosin Ara h 15.0101: FTIKFITAVTIGISLLLLAGLIFTGTVIGLIVATPLLVIFSPILVPAAFVLFLVTSGFLFSGSYGVAAIVVLSWIYNYVSGNQPAGFDTLDYAKGYLTDMARDVKERAKDYGSYAHGKIQEATQEAY, from the coding sequence TTCACCATCAAGTTCATAACTGCTGTTACTATTGGCATCTCACTCTTGCTCTTGGCTGGGTTGATCTTCACAGGTACTGTCATAGGGTTGATAGTTGCAACTCCTCTTCTTGTGATCTTCAGCCCCATCCTTGTCCCAGCAGCTTTTGTGTTGTTTCTAGTTACTTCCGGATTTTTGTTCTCTGGCAGCTATGGTGTGGCTGCCATTGTTGTTTTGTCTTGGATTTACAACTACGTATCTGGGAACCAGCCTGCAGGTTTTGACACCCTTGACTATGCAAAAGGGTATCTTACTGATATGGCTAGGGATGTGAAGGAGAGGGCAAAAGATTATGGAAGCTATGCTCATGGTAAAATTCAGGAGGCTACACAGGAAGCTTATTAA